The window tcaagtgtactgtgcatgtttaggcacatctatttgcaaaaattcaaagtccgcggaaacgcagcttctcctacgtcctcctgttagctgtagcattagctgcatgtaatgctcggttctagcccccctcgataaaaatttgtcagtgcggcgtcattgtcagtgtgatatcactgatctaagcccattggctcgttgtggcaagcccagcagctcatttTGAAATTTctgagacgcgtgctgagcaactgaccaatataAGGATCAAGTTAACAAACTAATTTGTAGCCTGCATGCCGGTGAGATATCCCCCCCAAACAACCTTcgggttgagagacgactgactctaccactaaAACGCAGCACCACTTATGATAACATAAAACAGCTTAAGTAAAATGTATTGATATTAGATACAACAGTATAAAAAATATGTTGGCAGATCTTCAGTGCAAACTAAATTTgttatcaacaaaaaaaaacctgaagtaGATTAGATTCCTCCACAAAGACATGAAGAGGACAATTGATCAGAAATTCAAGTGGCTTAGACAGAAAGGACAGCTTAGATAAAGGCTTATCTTTGTTGGGTTCACATATGTGTGATGAAactaaaatgttcaaatgttgaGCAAGAAGTAAAAGTTGGTAGGGAACACCAGCCTTTAAAAACCACTCATTTTAACAGCATGTCATTTTTTCTATGTGTATTTTTTCCGATAGTAGTGCCCTCGCCAGGAGAATTTCTTATCGTTTTGTATGTGTTCTTTTGAGTCATAAAATCATGGAGCATAGACGCTTATACGATACCTTGTACATCCTCTTTGGGCCTGAAGAGCAAAGGGCACCAAAAATGtggctgaaaagaaaagaaaaaagggaaattaaaTATCACCCTCAATTGTTTAACAAGCAGGTTTACAAACTACCGTATTAATATGCTTACCTTAAAAAAGACAGATGTGAGATAGCAgattttctccctcctcttttttaACCGCTTTCTCAGGATTTTGGTGTGCAGGTATTCCACTCTCTTCTCTGCAGCGGCAGAGAAGAATTGCTCACAAACGATCATTCTGATCTGGGCCACTTTAGCTGCCATCAGAGCCATTATGAGCAGTGTGAGCAGGATGGCAGCCAAAGGAACTACAGAGTTATAGAGCAGCAGCTTGGGTTTAGGGAGACACTTTTCCTCAAACAGGGTCACAGAGTAGGAAAAGTCTTCTTCATGGTTTTCCTCAACAAATGGTATACCTATTAAAGTTGCAATCCCctagcaggaaaaaaaatagtaagTGCCCGTGAGCCAATAACAAAACTGTTAATgcagacaaaacacaaagaaagaaaaaatgactTACTTTGATTTTCATTAACAATGGTACATGGAATGGTTCCAGTTGAGATAACTTTGTTGttacaatatcaacaaaacagTACAATAAGCCATCCACAGTTATAAATATGACCCAGGAAATGAAATGGTGGACAACTGGAATGCCAAATTTTAGCATAGCTCTCCCATCTTTGGTGGTGGGGCAGGCTGAGGTGACCGGGCTGTACAGCTTCTCTTCTTCTGGTGTGAGGGGGAGGACATAGGGCTTTCCTTCTGCCTTCTGCTTCTCGTCAAAACTAACAAATTTGCTGCTGATGAAcctgtttttgtatttcatgtcattacaaaaatgttttatatgcagCACTATAAACACCATTAGCACAAGGAAGCTCATGGCAGGAAACATCCTATCACTCACAGATGATACTGTATTTACAAAGGATTGTACATACTTCACGGTTACATTTAGCTTCTGCTCTGCTTCCATGAGCTTCTCcctgaaatgttttgattcCAGTCTGGGCAAAACTGTGAGCTGGGAGTCAAGGTTAAAAACCCCTAAATCTGTAACCCCCTTGAGCATGTTTCCAACCCATTTTAACACCTTTACATAGCTACTGAATGGAGCAACAATAGCTTCTTTCTTGGCTCTCAAGTT is drawn from Labrus bergylta chromosome 8, fLabBer1.1, whole genome shotgun sequence and contains these coding sequences:
- the LOC109984109 gene encoding dendritic cell-specific transmembrane protein — protein: MLLSWIVIPKRLRDIGYLTLDVFLTGKRDGFQRTLILLLTCNFSSLLLSSLLLLYLLFILNYELAVAGGITGCFGIILTVALFLSKRVRCFGTLFVISIFMKKSRNLLLTAGTSLVVLRNIRNTLENLTELVSSMICNLRAKKEAIVAPFSSYVKVLKWVGNMLKGVTDLGVFNLDSQLTVLPRLESKHFREKLMEAEQKLNVTVKYVQSFVNTVSSVSDRMFPAMSFLVLMVFIVLHIKHFCNDMKYKNRFISSKFVSFDEKQKAEGKPYVLPLTPEEEKLYSPVTSACPTTKDGRAMLKFGIPVVHHFISWVIFITVDGLLYCFVDIVTTKLSQLEPFHVPLLMKIKGIATLIGIPFVEENHEEDFSYSVTLFEEKCLPKPKLLLYNSVVPLAAILLTLLIMALMAAKVAQIRMIVCEQFFSAAAEKRVEYLHTKILRKRLKKRREKICYLTSVFFKPHFWCPLLFRPKEDVQGIV